In Wenyingzhuangia fucanilytica, the following are encoded in one genomic region:
- a CDS encoding esterase family protein produces the protein MKREYHKWYSPNLEKDMELLIFGHSGAKVLFFPPRMGRFFDYENWKVIKALEEKINQGHLQVFCVDSVDTETFYDAYTHPGHRIYRHCKYESYLINEVFPLMHQVNNNPNVISAGCSLGAYHAVNIAMRHPDLFCKVVGMSGRYDLTVSKGYFDDLLGGYHNDFVYYHMPNQYLKNLQDENLVSKIKTLDIILVIGKDDLFLESNYELKNILDEKGISYDFYEWDGEAHRAKYWRKMVALYI, from the coding sequence ATGAAAAGAGAATACCATAAATGGTATAGCCCCAATTTAGAAAAAGATATGGAATTGTTGATTTTTGGTCATTCAGGAGCAAAAGTTTTATTTTTTCCACCAAGGATGGGGCGTTTTTTTGATTACGAAAACTGGAAAGTAATTAAAGCTTTAGAAGAAAAAATCAATCAAGGACACTTACAAGTTTTTTGTGTTGATAGTGTAGATACAGAAACTTTTTATGATGCCTATACCCACCCAGGACATAGAATTTATAGACATTGCAAATACGAAAGTTATTTGATAAATGAAGTGTTTCCGTTAATGCATCAAGTAAATAATAATCCAAATGTTATTTCAGCAGGATGCAGTTTAGGAGCTTACCACGCTGTAAATATTGCTATGCGTCATCCAGATTTGTTTTGTAAAGTTGTTGGAATGAGCGGTCGTTATGATTTAACGGTATCTAAAGGTTATTTTGATGATTTATTAGGAGGCTATCACAATGATTTTGTGTACTATCATATGCCTAATCAATATTTAAAAAATTTACAGGATGAAAATTTAGTCTCTAAGATTAAAACTTTGGATATTATTTTGGTGATTGGTAAAGACGACTTGTTTTTAGAAAGTAATTATGAGTTAAAAAATATTCTTGATGAAAAGGGAATTTCATACGATTTTTATGAATGGGATGGAGAAGCACACAGAGCTAAATATTGGCGAAAAATGGTAGCGCTTTATATTTAA
- a CDS encoding MmcQ/YjbR family DNA-binding protein — protein sequence MNIEDLRMYCVSKAHVTESFPFDQSTLVFKVADKMFALAGLERIPHAVNLKCNPDLAIELREKYPFVTGAYHMNKKHWNTIELSSGLTTDEIKKWIDHSYDLVVKSLTKKKQKELGFIK from the coding sequence ATGAATATAGAAGATTTAAGAATGTATTGTGTTTCTAAAGCTCATGTAACAGAGTCTTTTCCCTTTGATCAATCTACGTTGGTTTTTAAAGTAGCAGATAAAATGTTTGCTCTAGCTGGGTTGGAAAGAATTCCACATGCCGTAAATTTAAAATGCAATCCAGATTTGGCCATAGAGTTAAGAGAAAAGTATCCATTTGTTACTGGAGCGTATCACATGAATAAAAAACATTGGAATACTATTGAATTGTCTTCGGGTTTGACCACAGACGAAATAAAAAAATGGATAGATCATTCTTATGATTTGGTGGTGAAAAGCTTAACAAAAAAGAAACAAAAAGAACTTGGGTTTATAAAATAG
- a CDS encoding GDSL-type esterase/lipase family protein has product MFWYHEELERIERKKKRLKHKPGLVFYGSSSFNLWNDIPKLFKEFTPFNVAFGGSTLAACSWFYKKNFKGLAPDAVMIYAGDNDLGDGRHPEEVVLFFRTLLFQIRQDYGNIPVTFVSIKPSPSRWYLEGSIRYTNSNIKKITKEDKNFYFVDIYEAMLDASGKPNNNYFIEDGLHLNKKGYKVWYDIIKNNKASFPLIEMS; this is encoded by the coding sequence ATGTTTTGGTATCATGAGGAGTTAGAAAGAATTGAAAGAAAAAAGAAAAGATTAAAGCATAAGCCTGGTTTAGTGTTCTACGGAAGTTCTTCCTTTAATTTATGGAATGACATTCCTAAACTTTTTAAAGAATTTACCCCTTTTAACGTTGCTTTTGGTGGTTCTACTTTGGCTGCTTGTTCTTGGTTTTACAAAAAAAACTTTAAAGGATTAGCTCCTGATGCTGTTATGATTTATGCAGGGGACAATGATTTAGGTGATGGAAGGCACCCAGAAGAAGTAGTTTTGTTTTTTAGAACTTTATTGTTTCAAATTAGACAAGATTACGGAAATATTCCTGTAACTTTTGTTTCTATCAAACCAAGTCCTAGTAGATGGTATTTAGAAGGGAGTATTCGTTATACAAATAGTAACATTAAAAAAATAACGAAAGAAGATAAAAACTTTTATTTTGTAGATATCTACGAGGCGATGTTAGATGCTTCGGGAAAACCGAACAATAATTATTTTATAGAAGATGGTTTGCATCTTAATAAAAAAGGTTACAAGGTTTGGTATGATATCATTAAAAATAACAAAGCATCATTTCCTCTTATAGAAATGTCTTAA
- a CDS encoding dipeptidase yields MNQLHDYINNNKDRFLNELFELLKIPSISADSNYKPQVLQTADHVANALTKAGCENIQILATKGNPVVYADKIIDTNLPTVLVYGHYDVQPADPIELWDTPAFEPTIKKTEIHPEGAIFARGACDDKGQMFMHIKAIEFLIATNQLPCNVKFMIEGEEEVGSPSLAPFIKEHAELFKNDVILISDTGMISNNQPSITTGLRGLSYVEVEVTGPNRDLHSGFYGGAVANPINILSQMIAKLHDENNHITIPGFYDDVYQLSTEERSEMAKAPFEQKDYNKALNIEEEWGEKDYSTLERSTVRPTLDVNGIWGGYIGEGAKTVLPSKAFAKISMRLVPGQDPDKITDLFTDYFKSLAPKSVKVVVKPHHGGKAYRTPLDSIGYQAAYKAYAETFTNKPIPQPSGGSIPIVSLFSEVFKSHTILMGFGLNSDAIHSPNEHYGLFNFYKGIETIPFFYKYFSEIHQQNA; encoded by the coding sequence ATGAATCAGTTACACGACTATATAAACAACAACAAAGATCGATTTTTAAATGAACTTTTTGAGTTACTAAAAATTCCTTCAATTAGTGCAGATTCTAACTACAAACCTCAGGTTTTACAAACTGCCGACCACGTTGCCAATGCTTTAACAAAAGCAGGTTGTGAAAACATACAAATATTAGCCACAAAAGGAAACCCTGTAGTGTATGCTGATAAAATTATTGATACTAATTTACCTACCGTTTTGGTTTATGGACATTATGATGTACAACCTGCCGATCCTATTGAACTTTGGGACACGCCAGCCTTTGAACCAACTATAAAAAAAACAGAAATTCATCCAGAAGGAGCCATTTTTGCAAGAGGCGCTTGCGATGACAAAGGACAAATGTTTATGCATATTAAAGCTATTGAGTTTTTAATTGCCACCAATCAATTGCCTTGTAATGTAAAATTTATGATTGAGGGAGAAGAAGAAGTTGGCTCACCAAGTCTTGCTCCTTTTATTAAAGAACATGCTGAATTGTTTAAAAATGATGTGATTTTAATTTCTGATACAGGAATGATTTCTAACAATCAACCATCAATTACCACAGGTTTACGAGGGTTAAGTTATGTAGAAGTTGAAGTTACTGGACCTAATAGAGACTTGCATTCTGGTTTTTATGGAGGTGCTGTGGCAAATCCTATCAATATTTTAAGCCAAATGATTGCCAAACTTCACGATGAAAATAACCACATTACCATTCCTGGTTTTTATGATGATGTTTACCAATTGTCTACCGAAGAAAGATCCGAAATGGCTAAAGCTCCTTTTGAACAAAAGGACTATAACAAAGCCTTAAATATTGAAGAAGAATGGGGAGAAAAAGACTACTCTACCCTAGAAAGAAGTACCGTAAGACCTACATTAGATGTAAATGGTATTTGGGGAGGTTATATTGGCGAAGGTGCCAAAACAGTATTGCCATCTAAAGCCTTTGCTAAAATTTCTATGAGATTGGTTCCTGGTCAAGATCCAGATAAAATAACTGATTTGTTTACCGATTATTTTAAAAGTTTGGCTCCAAAATCAGTAAAAGTAGTGGTAAAACCTCATCATGGAGGAAAAGCCTATAGAACCCCTTTAGACTCAATTGGATATCAAGCAGCTTATAAAGCCTACGCAGAAACTTTTACAAACAAACCTATTCCACAACCATCTGGAGGAAGTATTCCTATAGTTTCTTTATTTAGCGAGGTGTTTAAAAGTCATACTATTTTAATGGGATTTGGATTAAATAGTGATGCTATTCATTCTCCAAACGAACATTATGGTTTGTTTAACTTTTACAAGGGTATAGAAACCATTCCTTTTTTTTATAAATACTTTTCAGAAATACATCAACAAAATGCATAA
- the ruvC gene encoding crossover junction endodeoxyribonuclease RuvC has product MAVEKIILGIDPGTTIMGFGVIKVVGKKMEFVQMNELLLSKYSDPYVKLRLIFERTIELIDTYHPDELAIEAPFFGKNVQSMLKLGRAQGVAMAAGLSRDIPVTEYLPKKIKMAITGNGNASKEQVALMLKSLLDLKTLPKNLDATDGLAAAVCHFFNSGVKVGGKNYSGWASFVSQNESKIVK; this is encoded by the coding sequence TTGGCTGTAGAAAAAATCATATTAGGTATAGACCCGGGAACCACTATTATGGGGTTTGGAGTAATTAAGGTTGTAGGGAAAAAAATGGAATTTGTTCAAATGAACGAATTGCTGTTAAGTAAATACAGCGATCCTTATGTTAAATTACGATTGATTTTTGAACGAACCATAGAGTTGATTGATACTTATCATCCTGATGAACTGGCTATTGAAGCTCCGTTTTTTGGTAAGAACGTTCAATCTATGTTAAAGTTGGGTAGGGCACAAGGAGTTGCCATGGCAGCGGGTTTGTCTAGAGATATTCCGGTAACAGAATATTTACCAAAAAAAATTAAAATGGCTATTACGGGTAATGGAAATGCTAGTAAAGAACAAGTTGCTTTAATGCTAAAAAGTTTATTAGATTTAAAAACTCTGCCTAAAAACTTAGATGCTACAGATGGTTTGGCAGCAGCTGTTTGTCACTTTTTTAATAGTGGAGTAAAAGTTGGTGGAAAAAACTATAGTGGCTGGGCAAGTTTTGTGAGTCAGAATGAAAGTAAGATAGTAAAGTGA
- a CDS encoding OsmC family protein — MHNEHIYKIGLEWKGKLVTDHRNRLRYERIYELSFKNKPNLMGSADATFHGDDTLYNPEEMLLSALSSCYMMSFFYLCALKNIEIANYSDTPIGIVKVNPNGSGQFEEVTLQPSISIKTEDAQEIELVFNEAHNYCFIARSCNFNIKHAPRIDYY, encoded by the coding sequence ATGCATAACGAACACATATATAAAATTGGCCTTGAGTGGAAAGGAAAATTAGTTACTGACCACAGAAATAGATTACGTTATGAACGTATTTATGAATTAAGTTTTAAAAACAAACCTAACTTAATGGGCTCTGCTGATGCAACTTTTCATGGAGATGATACCTTATACAATCCAGAAGAAATGTTACTGAGTGCACTCTCATCATGTTATATGATGTCTTTTTTTTATTTATGCGCTTTAAAAAACATAGAAATAGCTAATTATAGTGATACTCCTATTGGTATAGTAAAAGTTAATCCTAATGGGAGTGGTCAGTTTGAAGAAGTAACTCTTCAACCTTCGATTTCTATAAAAACTGAAGATGCCCAAGAAATTGAACTAGTGTTTAACGAAGCTCACAATTATTGCTTTATTGCTAGGTCTTGTAACTTTAATATTAAACACGCTCCAAGAATAGATTATTATTAA
- a CDS encoding aldehyde dehydrogenase family protein → MIITTNPYTLKEIKQYSFLTNDELNLQLNSAQKSYKEWKVIPLKDKELLGLKLKELMLTRKEELAHLISNEMGKPITQSLAEVEKTSTLIDYFTHNTSNFLKNQTLDDYTYVSYHSTGAVFGIMPWNFPLWQVFRFAFPNIMAGNICLLKHAPNVTGCAVAIQQLFIDAGYPKQVFTNLIIDIPQVEQIIKHPIVQGVCLTGSTKAGSSVAALAGKYLKKSVLELGGTDASILLEDADFDTALTSAFESRTANSGQVCIAAKRIFVPKNKLAYAIDFFKQKIADLKHGNPLDSNTQIGPISKAEFLPVLQNQVEETIKNGAELIVGGKINEPFYQTTLLVVNKENPMLKEEIFGPVICIIPYENIDNLIDDVNNSDYGLGTAIWTKNIEKAKTLAKKIEVGYVSINFKVTSDPKFPFGGIKKSGYGKELGEHGLKTFLNAKTNTVA, encoded by the coding sequence ATGATTATTACCACCAATCCGTATACTCTAAAAGAAATTAAACAATATTCTTTTTTAACAAATGATGAGTTAAATTTACAACTAAATTCAGCTCAAAAAAGTTATAAAGAATGGAAAGTTATTCCTTTAAAAGACAAAGAGTTACTAGGATTAAAACTTAAAGAATTGATGTTAACTCGTAAAGAGGAGTTGGCTCACCTTATTAGTAACGAAATGGGGAAACCTATTACTCAATCTCTTGCTGAAGTTGAAAAAACAAGTACTCTTATTGATTATTTTACGCATAACACAAGTAATTTTTTAAAAAATCAAACATTAGATGATTATACTTATGTAAGTTATCATTCAACTGGTGCTGTTTTTGGAATCATGCCATGGAATTTTCCTCTTTGGCAAGTATTTAGATTTGCTTTTCCAAACATTATGGCAGGAAATATTTGTTTGTTAAAACACGCACCCAATGTTACAGGTTGTGCTGTAGCTATTCAACAATTATTTATTGATGCAGGATATCCTAAACAAGTTTTCACCAATTTAATTATTGATATTCCGCAAGTAGAACAAATTATTAAACACCCAATTGTACAAGGAGTTTGTTTAACCGGAAGTACAAAAGCTGGTAGTTCTGTTGCTGCATTGGCAGGAAAATATTTAAAAAAATCTGTATTAGAATTAGGAGGTACAGATGCCTCTATTCTTTTAGAAGATGCTGATTTTGATACTGCTTTAACTTCTGCATTTGAATCTAGAACCGCTAACTCTGGTCAAGTTTGTATTGCTGCCAAAAGAATTTTTGTTCCTAAAAACAAATTAGCATATGCTATCGATTTTTTTAAACAGAAAATTGCTGATTTAAAACACGGAAATCCTTTAGATAGTAACACCCAAATAGGCCCTATTTCTAAAGCTGAATTTTTACCTGTTTTACAAAATCAAGTAGAAGAAACTATTAAAAATGGTGCTGAATTAATTGTAGGAGGAAAAATAAACGAACCTTTTTACCAAACTACTTTATTAGTGGTTAACAAGGAAAACCCTATGTTAAAAGAGGAAATTTTTGGTCCTGTAATTTGTATCATTCCTTATGAAAACATCGATAATTTAATTGATGATGTTAACAATTCTGACTACGGATTAGGAACTGCTATTTGGACAAAAAACATTGAAAAAGCCAAAACATTAGCCAAAAAAATAGAAGTAGGTTATGTATCTATAAATTTTAAAGTAACAAGCGATCCTAAGTTTCCTTTTGGAGGAATTAAAAAATCTGGTTACGGAAAAGAATTAGGAGAACATGGTTTAAAAACTTTTTTAAATGCAAAAACCAATACCGTTGCTTAA
- the hemW gene encoding radical SAM family heme chaperone HemW: protein MAGIYLHIPFCKKACHYCDFHFSTSLKNKEPLLKALAQEIILRADEFKDKIVETIYFGGGTPSILAVDEIKNIIKMLRENYEVIQVPEITLEANPDDLTDDKIKELAQTEINRLSIGVQSFGEKELQMMNRAHNAQEVKQCLQTATQYFDNITIDLMYGIPGLSNQEWKQNIQQALDFGISHISSYALTVEEGTALADFIKKGKYPAVDESLAAQHFDILVELLTQSGFDHYEISNFGKPNAYSKHNTSYWLGKSYLGFGPSAHSFNGDIRSWNVANNTKYIKSLSENQLPSTQEILTIKDRYNEYIMTGLRTIWGVSLNKISKDFGLETSAFLEKQVEPFLANGTLVLKQNQLKTTQKGKFLADGIASELFWV, encoded by the coding sequence ATGGCAGGTATTTATTTGCACATTCCGTTTTGTAAAAAAGCATGTCATTATTGCGATTTTCATTTTTCTACTTCTTTAAAAAATAAAGAACCTTTATTAAAAGCATTGGCACAAGAAATTATTTTAAGAGCTGATGAGTTTAAAGACAAAATAGTAGAAACCATTTATTTTGGAGGAGGAACGCCAAGTATTTTAGCCGTTGATGAAATTAAAAACATCATCAAAATGCTTAGGGAAAATTATGAAGTGATTCAGGTTCCCGAAATTACTTTAGAAGCCAATCCTGATGATTTAACAGATGATAAAATAAAAGAGTTAGCCCAAACAGAAATCAATAGGTTGAGTATTGGAGTGCAATCTTTTGGAGAAAAAGAATTGCAGATGATGAATAGGGCACACAATGCACAAGAAGTCAAACAATGTTTGCAAACAGCTACTCAGTATTTTGATAATATTACTATTGATTTGATGTATGGAATACCTGGTTTGTCTAATCAGGAATGGAAACAAAATATTCAGCAAGCCTTAGATTTTGGAATTTCACATATTTCCTCATACGCTTTAACGGTGGAAGAAGGAACCGCTTTGGCAGATTTTATTAAAAAAGGAAAATATCCTGCTGTTGATGAAAGTTTGGCTGCACAACATTTTGATATTTTGGTTGAGCTGTTAACCCAATCGGGATTTGATCATTATGAAATCTCAAACTTTGGAAAACCTAATGCTTATTCTAAACACAATACTTCTTATTGGTTAGGTAAATCTTATTTAGGTTTTGGACCTTCAGCACATTCTTTTAATGGAGATATTAGGAGTTGGAATGTAGCCAATAATACCAAATACATTAAATCTTTATCAGAAAATCAATTGCCATCTACTCAAGAAATATTAACGATTAAAGATAGGTATAACGAATATATCATGACAGGTTTAAGAACCATTTGGGGTGTTTCTTTAAACAAGATTTCTAAAGATTTTGGTTTGGAAACAAGTGCTTTTTTAGAAAAACAGGTTGAACCTTTTTTAGCAAACGGAACTTTAGTGTTAAAACAAAATCAGCTAAAAACTACACAAAAAGGAAAGTTTTTAGCCGATGGAATTGCTAGTGAATTGTTTTGGGTTTAA
- a CDS encoding PKD domain-containing protein translates to MIDIISAPKPQELFQNTAPLPIEIRSTLGADHYFVATILVDSVEYDVQTVSKLDDYNATIDLQNVIESIFIQDYIPVSSSTEIVELPNLIKQVNIIIKEYIRSSNTLVNTLELDPFKVINSEQLQNINLDNSQFLSIYDKYIKVPVDGVLMLPFFAKTACTLKLVKNDIVIFSQTLIDIYSIYALNINLKALEIIESDNVYVELNSTNQSYHKSLDFTNQTGYTPSKLVVKNNFNAWEYFYTFGNPKDTGDLDHKTLKLSDSGQLLKYRVNSTPKYLLNSGHYHTSYSSVINNVLSALDVLYYKNNEAINVVIQNKKRTEVKERNHYYFTEFLLDDNHVVVVNNSNQFRVAPSLVNINVSGLENEALEITKAEILAAYNGTGAISITFPVLHNKGTINVHQTSGVSEVSNSTTYLLADFEKIVLTGIGFGDPYTILKFNIQNTEGLSNTASIYFKIVDNNPSSLPPSISMADEVDVYVDANSKTITAVITDTEGDGFSMIWTQNSGQPITMSNTTTSTLLLTNWTGAGEYEFLLTVTDVRNKTSTKTVKLTVMEYKINVAANKGGLSVYGGQPGETAKFKVEFGYDAILIGDISSTGESETRRILFNGVEIGRVKYTMGEGSPILIKTNGTLVFEIEDTFDSDGKITKSLYNDGIETSKPDVKFILTGIISVESATGSDTVWGNQPSMYFKFLYNTTAF, encoded by the coding sequence ATGATAGATATTATATCAGCCCCAAAACCGCAAGAGCTTTTTCAAAACACAGCTCCATTACCAATTGAAATTCGTTCTACTCTAGGAGCAGATCATTATTTTGTAGCAACTATTTTGGTTGATTCAGTAGAATATGATGTACAAACTGTATCTAAACTAGATGATTACAACGCTACTATAGATTTACAAAACGTAATAGAATCTATTTTTATACAAGATTATATTCCTGTTTCATCATCAACAGAAATTGTAGAACTACCAAATTTAATTAAACAAGTAAACATTATTATTAAAGAGTATATAAGAAGTTCTAATACATTGGTAAACACTTTAGAGTTAGATCCTTTTAAGGTCATAAACTCCGAACAGTTACAAAATATAAATTTAGATAACTCTCAATTTTTAAGTATTTATGACAAATACATTAAAGTTCCTGTAGATGGAGTGTTAATGCTTCCTTTTTTCGCCAAAACAGCCTGTACACTAAAGTTAGTTAAAAATGATATTGTGATTTTTAGTCAAACCTTAATTGATATTTATAGTATTTATGCTTTAAATATAAATTTAAAAGCTTTGGAAATTATTGAGTCTGATAATGTTTATGTAGAGTTAAACAGCACTAACCAAAGCTATCATAAGTCCTTAGATTTTACCAATCAAACAGGCTACACTCCTAGTAAGTTAGTAGTAAAAAACAATTTCAATGCATGGGAGTATTTCTACACATTTGGAAATCCTAAAGATACTGGAGACTTAGACCATAAAACTTTAAAATTATCAGACTCTGGTCAGTTATTAAAATATAGAGTAAACAGTACTCCCAAATATTTACTGAACTCTGGCCATTATCACACTTCCTATTCATCTGTAATAAATAATGTTTTATCAGCATTAGATGTACTTTATTATAAAAATAATGAAGCTATAAATGTTGTTATTCAAAACAAAAAAAGAACTGAAGTAAAGGAACGTAACCATTACTATTTTACCGAATTTTTGTTAGATGACAATCATGTTGTTGTGGTTAATAACTCCAACCAATTTAGAGTAGCACCAAGTTTGGTTAATATTAATGTTTCTGGTTTAGAAAACGAAGCTTTAGAAATTACCAAAGCAGAAATTTTAGCTGCTTATAATGGTACAGGGGCTATTAGTATTACTTTTCCTGTACTACACAATAAAGGAACTATTAACGTACATCAAACTTCAGGAGTTTCTGAGGTAAGTAATTCAACCACTTATCTTTTAGCAGATTTTGAAAAAATAGTATTAACAGGAATAGGTTTTGGAGACCCATATACTATTTTAAAATTCAACATTCAAAACACAGAAGGGTTAAGTAATACTGCGTCTATATACTTTAAAATTGTAGATAACAATCCCTCAAGTTTACCCCCATCTATTAGTATGGCTGATGAAGTAGATGTTTATGTAGATGCAAATTCTAAAACGATTACAGCTGTAATAACAGATACAGAAGGAGATGGTTTTTCTATGATATGGACACAAAACAGTGGACAACCAATAACAATGAGCAATACAACAACATCTACTTTACTATTAACTAATTGGACAGGTGCTGGGGAATATGAGTTTTTATTAACCGTTACAGATGTTAGAAACAAAACAAGTACAAAAACAGTAAAATTAACAGTTATGGAATATAAAATAAATGTAGCAGCTAATAAAGGAGGTTTGTCTGTTTATGGCGGACAACCAGGAGAAACAGCAAAATTTAAGGTAGAGTTTGGATATGATGCCATACTGATTGGAGATATAAGTAGTACTGGAGAATCTGAAACACGAAGAATTTTATTTAATGGCGTGGAAATAGGAAGAGTTAAATACACTATGGGAGAAGGTTCTCCTATTTTAATTAAAACAAACGGAACATTAGTGTTTGAAATAGAAGATACGTTTGATAGTGATGGAAAAATAACAAAATCTCTATATAATGATGGAATTGAGACATCAAAACCTGATGTTAAATTTATTCTTACAGGAATTATTTCGGTTGAGTCTGCTACAGGTTCTGATACTGTTTGGGGAAACCAACCATCTATGTATTTTAAATTTTTGTATAACACTACAGCTTTTTAA
- a CDS encoding tyrosine-type recombinase/integrase, whose protein sequence is MYTSQKQHTQVNIDYIPAELHENKIWEIQYYVLNPFTEKLERKRNRVKPLKSITLRRQLAKQMIVKINARLAKGWNPFLERKGLKELTKLYEVFEIYLKNISIEYKDGNKSLDTYKTYNSRIKNLKIWLEENRLQDLYCYKFDYELIDSFLDYLRYDKEVSARTRDNYMTFITTLSLWMMSKKYLAHNPCEGFKKINKKTEASRCVFPQGIREQVLEFWKEHNINYFVLCMTCYYCLVRRTELTKIRVRDLNLNKQTLFVEAENAKNNRTAHVSVPKELVCFLANHVKKAKSTDFIFSADNFKPGTNQLNPNTITNKWSVMRKKIDIDTKYKWYGLKDSGITDLIIKGVNLKSVRDQARHHSIKQTEEYIPRNMKEADINILNSGVSFMD, encoded by the coding sequence ATGTATACAAGTCAAAAACAACACACTCAGGTAAACATAGACTACATACCTGCAGAACTACACGAAAACAAAATATGGGAAATACAGTACTATGTATTAAATCCATTTACCGAAAAACTAGAAAGGAAGCGAAACAGAGTAAAACCGCTTAAAAGCATTACACTAAGAAGACAGCTAGCAAAGCAAATGATTGTTAAGATTAATGCCAGGTTAGCAAAAGGGTGGAATCCATTCTTAGAACGTAAAGGATTAAAGGAGTTAACTAAACTTTATGAAGTGTTTGAAATCTATTTAAAAAATATTTCCATTGAATATAAAGATGGTAACAAAAGTCTAGACACTTACAAAACCTACAATTCCAGAATTAAAAATTTAAAAATTTGGCTAGAGGAAAACAGATTGCAAGACTTGTACTGCTATAAGTTTGACTATGAATTAATTGATTCTTTTTTAGACTATTTGCGTTACGACAAAGAAGTGAGTGCTCGAACTAGGGATAATTATATGACATTTATAACAACACTTTCTTTGTGGATGATGTCTAAAAAATATCTAGCTCACAACCCTTGTGAAGGTTTTAAAAAAATTAATAAAAAAACAGAAGCTTCAAGATGTGTTTTTCCACAAGGAATTAGAGAACAGGTGTTGGAGTTCTGGAAGGAGCACAATATCAATTACTTTGTACTGTGTATGACTTGTTACTACTGCCTAGTAAGGAGAACCGAGTTAACTAAAATTAGAGTAAGAGATTTAAACCTAAATAAACAAACTCTTTTTGTAGAGGCAGAAAATGCAAAAAACAACAGAACAGCTCATGTTTCTGTACCTAAAGAATTGGTCTGTTTTTTAGCAAATCATGTGAAAAAAGCAAAGTCAACCGATTTTATTTTTAGTGCAGATAATTTTAAACCAGGAACAAACCAATTAAACCCCAATACCATTACCAATAAATGGAGTGTAATGCGTAAAAAAATAGATATAGACACCAAATACAAATGGTATGGTTTAAAAGATTCTGGAATTACAGACTTAATTATAAAAGGTGTCAACTTAAAATCTGTTAGAGATCAAGCCAGACACCATTCTATTAAGCAAACTGAGGAGTATATTCCTAGAAATATGAAAGAGGCAGATATTAATATTTTAAACTCTGGAGTTTCTTTTATGGATTAA